One Ostrea edulis chromosome 2, xbOstEdul1.1, whole genome shotgun sequence genomic region harbors:
- the LOC130052167 gene encoding uncharacterized protein LOC130052167, producing MYPWRRKEVKDIDASSCVDDEDQSEEEIDDSQDNQNFQTVTPGKREAVSDSGCSREMDESSSKRQKLQKEPWTSSEMNSIHKHFSHFITILKVPGKNDVTNVLKKDKNLSKRTWRNVRDQVYNLIKKQRKC from the exons ATGTATCCTTGGAGAAGAAAG GAAGTAAAGGATATTGATGCCAGTTCTTGTGTGGATGATGAGGATCAGAGTGAGGAGGAAATAGATGACAGTCAAGACAACCAGAATTTCCAAACTGTGACTCCAG GGAAGAGGGAGGCAGTATCTGATAGCGGATGCTCCAGAGAAATGGATGAGTCTTCATCCAAGCGACAGAAGTTACAGAAAGAGCCATGGACTTCATCTGAAATGAACTCCATTCACaaacatttttcacattttattacCATATTGAAGGTACCTGGGAAAAATGATGTaacaaatgttttgaaaaaagatAAAAACCTTTCAAAAAGAACTTGGAGAAATGTAAGAGACCAAgtctacaatctaattaaaaaacagagaaaatgttga